The following DNA comes from Burkholderia sp. HI2500.
GGCTCGCTTCAGAGTGATCACTCTTTATCTTGCATAGAGAGCGATCAGTGTCTAATGTATAGAGAGTGACTGGTATTTATATCACGTCACCTGACCGATGACCTGACCAGGAGAAAGTGCGATGCCGATTACGCTGACAGTATCCGAAGGGGTTTTCACGCCGGACGACGAGGGGGCGGTGTTTGCCGAGTTGACCGATGCGCTGCTGGACGTCGAGGGGCTTACCGGGAATGCGTTCCTGGCGCCGAACGTGGTGGGCACGCTCAACGTGCTGCCGCGACACCGGACCTTCGTGCATGGGCGCGCGGAGCCTGCCGCGTTCGTCGAGCTGAAGTTGCCCGCCGTGGCGCTCGCGGCGCCTGAGCGGCAGCGGCAATTCGTCGAACGGGCGACCGCGATCGTGCTGCGCCGGGCAGGCGGGCGGCTGACGCCTGCGCAGGTGTGGGTGAATGTCGTCCATGCGGTCGACGGTGGATGGGGCATTGCCGGACGACGCTACGACAACGCGTCGCTCGTCGATTCGATCCAGAGCGCGGCTGCTGCGCTCTGATCGCAACTAACGGTCAAGCCGTCCGGTGTTGACCGACGGCGTGGCGGCGCTCGCCGCCACGCCGCATTCGCACCCCGGTGCCGCGCGTGTCGGTTCGCGTCAAAATTACTTGATCAAACGCATCCCGGCGACCTTCGAGGCCGTGACATCGAAAGTTGCCGTGTACTCGCAATCGGCGGCGTGCCCCGACCGCTCGATCAGGCAGTCGGCGAAATCGGCCTTCGCCGATGCCACGAAAGTGCGAAGCGCTTTTCGCACTGTGTCCGCACCTTCAACGACCAATTCCTTGGTCGCGATCATCGAATCGATAATGTCCTTCATCTGCTCGCGTTCGACACCGTAGCAGCGACCGAGTACCCACACGACCTCGACCAGCGCGACCTGCGAAACGTACCCCGGCTGTTCGGCCGAAAGGCTCTCCATCAGCGCTGTCGCCTTCTTCGACTGCACGACGTCATCCTGGGCGAAGTAACGAACCAGCACGTTTTCACATCCAGCCCAATCATCGCGCGGATGCTCCCTGCTCGGCGATGGCCCGGTTCATCTCTTCGAGCGACACCGGTTTCGAGGGCTTCCTCACGATGCCCTTGAGCGACGCGAGCGAGCGTGTGGCTGGATAGACCTCGTACCGGCCCGTGGTCTCGTTGTAGCTGAATTCGATCCGGTCGCCGGACCGCAAGCCAAGCCGATTCCGCACGTCGACGGGAATCGTGACTTGGCCCTTCGAAGTGATGGTTGCAGTGGTCATGGTGATGGCTCCAATTTTCCCTGCTTTAAGGTAAGGGAATGGGAAAGACAAGGTGGAGCACGCAGGTGCTCCGTGGACCAACTGGCCACGAGATCGGTCGGCGTCACTCGCCGAGGTCGATCGTGGCGACAGCATCTAGCTACTCGCGTTCGGACGCCGCCGCCACGAACGGATACCCCCTAATTTTCGTCACCCGCCACCCGCAGCGCGCGAACCAGTTCGCTCGCCGCCTTGCCGAGCCCCGTATGCTTCGGCCGCCGCAGGTACACGGGCAGCGGCAACCCGTTGCGGATGTTCGCGAACACGAGCGGCGCGAGTTCGCCGTCGGCGACGTATCGGCCGATCATGGATTCAGGCAAATTCGCCCAGCCATGCCCGGCCTTCACGAGCGCGATCGCGGTGGCCATGTCGGTCACCTTCCACGTGCGGTTGCCGATCACCGGCCGCACGTCGGTGAGCGGCCGTTCGGGATCGGCGATCACGATCTGCCTGAAGCCCGACAACCGCTCGATCGCTTCCGGTTGCGCGCATTCGGCGATCGCCGGATGGCTCGGCGCGGCGACCGCGACGAGCGTCTCGGTCCACAGCGCGTGGATCTGCTCCTGCGGATGCAGGTCGAGCCCGCCATACGCGACACAGAGATCGACGGCGCCGCGATGCAGCGCATCGATGATCACGTCCTGCGGCGCCGTGACGATGCTGATCGCGAGCGCCGGGTATTTCGCGGCGACGGCCGTCAGCGCGTGGGCGACCGGCGCGCCGTCGAGTTCGGCCGCGAGGCCGAGCCGCAACGTATCCTCGACGCCTTCCGACAGGTGCTGCGCATGCGCACGCAGCGCGTGCAGCCGCTCGGCGATCGAGCGCGCGTCGGGCAGCAGCGCCGCCATCGCGGCGGTCGGCGTCGGTTCGCGCGTGCCGCGGTCGAACAGCACGAGGTCGAGCTCGGCCTCGAGGTTCGCGATCGCCATGCTGATCGCCGACGGCGTGCGGCCGAGCGCCCGCGCGGCCGCGGAAAACGAGCCTTTGTCGATGACGGTCAGCAGCATGTCGATGTGGTCGCTGGTCAGCATGCACTGGCCTCCTGTCAGAAAAATTGAAAGGACCTGACTTTTGCGGACGCGCTACCCGCTGATAGTCTCGCCACCTTGTTCGATAGAAGGTGGATGGTCATGCAAGGGTGGAAGAGACGCATAGTCTACGTCGTGATGTTCGAGGTGCTCGGCATCCTGATCGCATCGTCGGTGCTCGGCATGCTGAGCGGCGCGAGCGTGGCGGCGAGCGGCCTGCTGGGCGTGATGATCTCGACGACGGGTGTCACCGTCAATTTTGTGTACAACCTCGTGTTCGAGGCTTGGGAGCGCAGGAGTGCGGCGACGACGCGCACGGTCGGACGCCGTGTGGTGCATGCGATCGGCTTCCAGGTCGCGCTCGTGACGTTCCTGATCCCGCTGATCGCGTGGTGGCTCGACGTGTCGCTGCTGCAGGCGTTCCTGTACGACGCGGTG
Coding sequences within:
- a CDS encoding Tautomerase enzyme, with amino-acid sequence MPITLTVSEGVFTPDDEGAVFAELTDALLDVEGLTGNAFLAPNVVGTLNVLPRHRTFVHGRAEPAAFVELKLPAVALAAPERQRQFVERATAIVLRRAGGRLTPAQVWVNVVHAVDGGWGIAGRRYDNASLVDSIQSAAAAL
- a CDS encoding AbrB/MazE/SpoVT family DNA-binding domain-containing protein, coding for MTTATITSKGQVTIPVDVRNRLGLRSGDRIEFSYNETTGRYEVYPATRSLASLKGIVRKPSKPVSLEEMNRAIAEQGASAR
- a CDS encoding LysR family transcriptional regulator; translation: MLTSDHIDMLLTVIDKGSFSAAARALGRTPSAISMAIANLEAELDLVLFDRGTREPTPTAAMAALLPDARSIAERLHALRAHAQHLSEGVEDTLRLGLAAELDGAPVAHALTAVAAKYPALAISIVTAPQDVIIDALHRGAVDLCVAYGGLDLHPQEQIHALWTETLVAVAAPSHPAIAECAQPEAIERLSGFRQIVIADPERPLTDVRPVIGNRTWKVTDMATAIALVKAGHGWANLPESMIGRYVADGELAPLVFANIRNGLPLPVYLRRPKHTGLGKAASELVRALRVAGDEN
- a CDS encoding PACE efflux transporter, giving the protein MQGWKRRIVYVVMFEVLGILIASSVLGMLSGASVAASGLLGVMISTTGVTVNFVYNLVFEAWERRSAATTRTVGRRVVHAIGFQVALVTFLIPLIAWWLDVSLLQAFLYDAVLIVFFPIFTFTYNWAFDSVFGLPDAVTRKAEPEPAAW